From Microcoleus sp. FACHB-672, a single genomic window includes:
- a CDS encoding aspartate kinase, whose amino-acid sequence MALIVQKYGGSSVGSVERIQAVAQRVINSVKAGNSVVVVVSAMGKTTDGLVKLANEISSNPSRREMDMLLSTGEQVTIALLSMALQELGQPAISLTGAQVGIVTEAEHTRARILRIETDRMQRQLDAGKVVVVAGFQGITSIADLEITTLGRGGSDTSAVALAAALRADFCEIYTDVPGILTTDPRLVPDAQLMAEITCDEMLELASLGAKVLHPRAVEIARNYGVPLVVRSSWTDDPGTKVISPARVPRPLKGLEIVHPVDAVEFDTDQAKVSLLRVPDRPGVAARLFGEIGKQNLDVDLIIQSIHEGNSNDIAFTVTKHSLNQAEAVASAIAPTLRSHLDAAPNEAEVMVERKIAKVSIAGAGMIGRPGVAAQMFQTLADAGVNIQMISTSEVKVSCVIDAEDGDRALAALCETFEVNSSPVREQSAHALTAASSLPLPPPVRGVALDLKQARLAIRHIPDRPGMAAQLFGLLAKRNISVDTIIQSQRCRIINGVATRDIAFTVARADAEDARMALAALAAEWGSVEVVLDTAIAKVSVVGSGMVNHPGIAAQMFGALAQQQINIQMIATSEIKISCVVDEESGVQALQAIHAAFELAGTQKIEVPA is encoded by the coding sequence ATGAAATCTCCTCAAACCCCAGCCGGCGGGAAATGGATATGCTGCTATCCACAGGCGAACAAGTAACGATTGCCCTCCTCAGCATGGCATTGCAGGAACTCGGACAGCCGGCAATTTCTCTCACCGGCGCACAAGTCGGCATTGTCACGGAAGCGGAACACACCCGCGCCCGCATTTTACGCATAGAAACTGATCGGATGCAACGCCAGCTTGATGCCGGTAAAGTCGTTGTGGTTGCCGGCTTCCAAGGCATCACCAGCATCGCCGACTTAGAAATCACCACCTTGGGGCGCGGCGGTTCCGACACCTCAGCCGTTGCCCTCGCTGCTGCACTCAGGGCGGACTTCTGCGAAATTTATACCGATGTCCCCGGTATTTTAACCACCGACCCCCGCCTCGTGCCAGACGCCCAGCTAATGGCAGAAATTACCTGTGATGAAATGCTCGAACTCGCCAGTTTGGGCGCAAAGGTACTGCATCCCCGCGCCGTGGAAATCGCGCGAAATTACGGCGTTCCCTTAGTGGTACGCTCGAGTTGGACAGATGACCCCGGTACAAAAGTTATCTCACCGGCACGGGTTCCCCGCCCTCTGAAAGGCTTAGAAATTGTGCATCCGGTGGATGCGGTGGAATTTGACACCGATCAAGCAAAGGTTTCCCTGCTGCGAGTCCCCGATCGTCCCGGTGTGGCGGCGCGTTTATTTGGCGAGATCGGCAAACAAAACCTGGATGTAGACTTAATTATCCAGTCGATTCACGAAGGCAATAGCAACGATATCGCCTTTACCGTAACCAAACATTCCCTCAATCAAGCCGAAGCCGTCGCCTCTGCGATCGCCCCCACGCTTCGCAGTCACCTGGATGCTGCACCCAATGAAGCCGAAGTGATGGTGGAACGGAAAATCGCCAAAGTCAGTATTGCCGGTGCCGGCATGATTGGGCGTCCCGGCGTCGCAGCGCAGATGTTCCAAACTTTAGCGGATGCCGGTGTGAATATTCAAATGATTTCCACCTCTGAAGTGAAAGTTAGTTGCGTTATCGACGCCGAAGATGGCGATCGTGCGCTTGCTGCCCTTTGCGAAACCTTTGAAGTCAATAGTTCGCCGGTGCGCGAACAATCTGCTCACGCCCTCACCGCCGCATCCTCTCTCCCCCTTCCTCCCCCGGTACGCGGCGTGGCGCTGGATCTGAAACAAGCCCGTCTTGCCATTCGCCACATCCCCGATCGTCCCGGCATGGCAGCGCAGTTATTCGGACTGTTGGCAAAGCGCAATATCAGTGTTGACACAATCATCCAATCCCAGCGCTGTCGCATTATTAATGGGGTAGCAACGCGGGATATTGCCTTCACCGTAGCCAGGGCTGATGCAGAGGATGCCCGGATGGCTTTAGCAGCTTTGGCGGCTGAGTGGGGAAGTGTTGAGGTGGTGCTAGATACGGCAATTGCCAAAGTTAGCGTAGTGGGTTCTGGCATGGTTAACCATCCCGGTATTGCCGCGCAGATGTTTGGTGCACTGGCGCAACAGCAAATCAATATTCAAATGATTGCCACTTCTGAAATTAAAATTAGCTGTGTGGTGGATGAGGAAAGCGGTGTACAGGCGTTGCAAGCAATCCACGCAGCCTTTGAATTAGCCGGCACTCAAAAAATAGAGGTGCCGGCGTGA
- a CDS encoding DUF4346 domain-containing protein, protein MNQIFEDDAAIDEELSKRHLVLDPGGYFIIYLDRESGLICAKHFTNAIDERGLAVDPETGEVIPARGKVERTHATEFAGRTAKQLCVKIFEETQPSPVTLLDHAAYLGREFVRAEIALANGQDYVQD, encoded by the coding sequence ATGAATCAAATTTTTGAAGACGATGCTGCGATTGATGAAGAACTGTCTAAGCGTCACCTCGTTCTCGATCCGGGCGGTTACTTTATTATTTACCTAGATCGCGAATCGGGGTTAATTTGCGCGAAACACTTCACCAATGCTATTGATGAACGCGGCTTAGCTGTCGATCCGGAAACCGGCGAAGTTATCCCCGCCCGAGGTAAGGTGGAACGCACACACGCCACTGAATTTGCCGGCAGAACCGCTAAACAACTCTGCGTTAAAATTTTTGAAGAAACTCAGCCCAGTCCCGTGACACTGCTGGATCATGCAGCTTATCTCGGTCGGGAATTTGTCCGGGCTGAGATAGCTTTAGCCAATGGCCAAGACTACGTTCAAGATTAA
- the psb32 gene encoding photosystem II repair protein Psb32 — translation MIKQLLKQILSTFQYHTRLLLSIAVLVIAAQFVMAPAHATGVYQLPSLSAGERTWVLDEDDAISRLNEGRISASLEKLAEQTGKEVRFVTIHRLDYGETIESFTDKLFEKWFPTSEAQANQALLVLDTVTNTAAIRTGDKVKTVLSDEIAESVASETLLVPLQQGNKYNQAFLDAGDRLVAVLSGQPDPGAPVVVDTTNVESTFKKAEETNTGNATIVVVVLLIAATVIPMVTYFFYQGFS, via the coding sequence ATGATTAAACAGCTCCTCAAACAAATACTCAGCACTTTTCAATATCATACCCGTCTTCTTTTGTCAATAGCAGTGCTCGTTATAGCGGCGCAGTTCGTGATGGCACCGGCACACGCCACCGGCGTCTATCAACTGCCGAGTTTATCAGCCGGTGAGCGCACTTGGGTACTCGATGAAGATGATGCCATCAGCCGGCTTAATGAAGGGCGGATCAGCGCCTCTTTGGAAAAGCTAGCCGAGCAAACCGGCAAAGAAGTCCGGTTTGTCACCATCCACCGGCTTGACTACGGCGAAACCATCGAAAGCTTTACCGATAAGCTGTTTGAAAAATGGTTTCCCACCTCAGAAGCGCAAGCCAATCAAGCCTTATTGGTACTCGATACCGTCACCAACACCGCAGCGATTCGCACTGGGGATAAAGTGAAGACGGTTCTCTCCGATGAGATTGCCGAAAGTGTGGCTTCGGAAACCCTGCTTGTGCCTTTGCAGCAAGGCAATAAATACAATCAAGCCTTTTTAGATGCCGGTGATCGCCTTGTAGCGGTATTATCGGGTCAGCCTGATCCGGGTGCGCCGGTTGTGGTAGACACCACGAACGTTGAAAGCACGTTTAAAAAAGCAGAAGAAACCAACACCGGCAATGCAACCATTGTTGTGGTTGTGCTTTTAATTGCCGCTACGGTTATCCCAATGGTCACTTACTTTTTCTATCAAGGTTTTTCCTAA
- a CDS encoding DUF2817 domain-containing protein produces MSNTAAFSPDYFTARHRFRCAASAFGCSVETFGIDEFGQNGEKMTIDVAILGSLNPKRVLIVSSGLHGVEGFFGSAVQIALLEGYLQDYSFPPDTALVLLHALNPYGFAWRRRCNEDNADLNRNFLLAGEEYHGSPENYPKLDSFFNPTSPPSQFEPFLIKAMALILRYGMPALKNTLPVGQYDFPKGLFFGGNSPSETQQILAENLPRWVGEATNVIHLDFHTGLGRKFSYKLLIDVPADSEQAQQLIQDFGSDVVSPLTTEGIVYPTRGGLGTWCQAKFPHTRYDFLTAEFGTYPIIQVVQALRAENRAHWWGTPDHPAWERAKQQLVEIFAPADPRWRETAVSQGINLVKQACKIISQ; encoded by the coding sequence ATGTCTAACACGGCTGCTTTTTCTCCAGATTACTTTACTGCGCGGCACCGCTTTCGTTGTGCGGCGAGTGCTTTCGGATGTTCTGTAGAGACTTTTGGGATTGACGAATTCGGGCAAAATGGGGAAAAAATGACGATTGATGTGGCAATTTTAGGATCACTTAACCCTAAGCGTGTGCTAATTGTTTCCAGCGGATTGCATGGAGTCGAAGGTTTTTTCGGTTCGGCTGTGCAAATTGCACTGCTTGAGGGGTATCTTCAGGATTATAGTTTTCCTCCGGATACTGCTTTAGTTTTACTCCACGCTTTGAATCCCTATGGCTTTGCATGGCGACGCCGGTGCAATGAAGACAATGCAGATTTGAATCGTAATTTTCTGTTAGCCGGCGAAGAGTATCACGGCAGTCCAGAAAATTACCCTAAACTCGATAGTTTTTTTAATCCCACTTCACCCCCATCCCAGTTTGAACCGTTTTTAATCAAAGCGATGGCGCTGATTCTGCGTTATGGGATGCCGGCATTAAAAAATACTTTACCTGTCGGGCAATATGACTTTCCCAAAGGGCTATTTTTTGGAGGCAATTCTCCCTCAGAAACCCAACAAATTTTAGCAGAAAATCTTCCTCGGTGGGTGGGAGAGGCGACAAATGTTATCCATCTTGATTTCCATACCGGCCTTGGTCGCAAATTTAGTTATAAACTTTTAATTGATGTGCCGGCAGACTCAGAACAAGCTCAACAATTAATTCAAGATTTCGGTTCAGATGTCGTTTCACCCTTGACAACCGAAGGCATAGTTTACCCCACACGCGGCGGTTTAGGAACCTGGTGTCAAGCAAAATTTCCCCACACGCGCTATGACTTTCTCACCGCAGAATTTGGCACCTATCCGATTATCCAAGTTGTTCAAGCCTTGCGGGCAGAAAACCGTGCCCACTGGTGGGGAACACCAGATCATCCTGCTTGGGAACGAGCAAAGCAACAATTGGTAGAAATTTTCGCGCCGGCAGATCCACGCTGGCGCGAAACCGCAGTATCTCAAGGCATTAATTTAGTTAAACAAGCCTGCAAAATAATATCTCAGTGA
- a CDS encoding SDR family oxidoreductase — translation MKIAIIGCGYVGSALARQWHEFGHLVTATTTTQSRVAELEEIAQQVVVVKGNDAGAMLSVIQDQDVVLLSVGAPSGDAYRESYLETAKTLVEQLKQTSSVKQLIYTGSYSVYGDKNGEWVDEETPVAPANENGEILSETEQVLLGAAGENLKVCILRLGGIYGPDRELVKIFSRAAGTTRPGAGEDRTNWVRLEDIVGAIDFALTKQLQGIYNLVHDVPLTSREVIDRVCERHNLEKVSWDASARSTRPYNARVSNQKIKAAGYTLIYPEMLL, via the coding sequence ATGAAGATTGCCATTATCGGCTGTGGCTACGTCGGCAGTGCACTTGCCCGTCAATGGCATGAATTTGGTCATCTGGTGACAGCCACAACAACAACTCAAAGTCGCGTGGCGGAACTTGAGGAGATCGCCCAACAGGTGGTGGTGGTGAAAGGAAATGATGCTGGCGCAATGCTTTCTGTGATTCAAGATCAAGATGTAGTGCTTTTGAGTGTGGGTGCTCCGAGTGGAGATGCCTACCGGGAAAGCTACCTGGAGACGGCAAAAACGCTAGTAGAACAGTTAAAGCAGACTTCGAGTGTGAAGCAGCTCATCTACACCGGCAGCTATAGTGTTTATGGGGATAAAAATGGGGAATGGGTGGATGAAGAAACCCCCGTTGCACCGGCTAATGAAAATGGTGAAATTTTATCGGAGACAGAACAAGTGTTGTTAGGCGCTGCCGGTGAAAATTTGAAAGTTTGTATCCTCCGTTTAGGTGGAATTTACGGCCCTGATCGAGAACTTGTCAAGATTTTCAGTCGGGCTGCCGGCACAACTCGTCCGGGTGCCGGTGAAGATAGGACGAATTGGGTTCGCTTAGAAGACATTGTGGGGGCAATCGATTTTGCTCTGACGAAGCAATTGCAAGGTATTTACAATCTTGTGCATGATGTTCCCCTCACATCCCGCGAAGTCATTGATCGGGTGTGTGAACGTCATAATTTAGAAAAGGTTTCTTGGGATGCTTCAGCTCGCTCGACTCGCCCTTATAACGCACGAGTATCTAATCAGAAAATTAAGGCGGCGGGTTATACCCTAATTTATCCTGAGATGCTGCTTTAA
- a CDS encoding gluconokinase, producing the protein MIVLVMGVSGSGKSTIGLLLAQSLNWHFSDADAFHPPANIEKMSRSIPLDDADRQPWIEELQRAIDGWLQEDKNVVLACSALKDRYRQLLVRDRERMKVVYLKGSFEAIEQRLRLRADHFMKSDLLRSQFDSLEEPQEGIYADVTEPPATLVENIRTQLGI; encoded by the coding sequence ATGATAGTTCTGGTAATGGGAGTTTCAGGCTCCGGCAAATCCACAATTGGTCTGCTGCTAGCGCAATCTTTAAACTGGCATTTCAGCGATGCCGACGCCTTTCATCCGCCGGCAAACATTGAGAAAATGAGCCGTAGCATCCCGCTAGATGATGCAGATCGGCAGCCGTGGATCGAAGAATTGCAACGGGCTATCGATGGGTGGTTGCAGGAAGACAAAAATGTGGTGCTAGCGTGTTCAGCTCTTAAAGATCGCTACCGTCAGTTACTGGTGCGGGATCGGGAGCGCATGAAAGTTGTTTACCTCAAGGGTTCATTTGAGGCGATTGAGCAACGGCTGCGTTTGCGTGCGGATCACTTTATGAAAAGTGATTTGTTGCGAAGTCAATTTGATAGCCTTGAGGAGCCACAAGAAGGAATTTATGCAGACGTAACTGAACCGCCGGCAACACTTGTTGAAAATATCAGAACCCAGTTAGGAATCTAA
- a CDS encoding VOC family protein, whose amino-acid sequence MTLGSLNHLSLTVSDRSKSEPFYNAILGFMGYQQVEKNDQFIMWWLKDAGAILIYTGNPDSSNKTHDRYSPGLHHLAFNAGSREQVDNLYKLIVEIGATVLDPPAEYNHYAPGYYALFFADPDGIKLELVYMPNLPS is encoded by the coding sequence ATGACTCTTGGTAGCCTGAATCACCTAAGCTTGACGGTGAGTGATCGATCCAAATCGGAACCGTTTTATAACGCGATTTTGGGATTCATGGGCTATCAGCAGGTGGAAAAAAACGATCAGTTCATCATGTGGTGGTTAAAGGATGCTGGAGCAATCCTAATTTACACCGGCAATCCAGATTCCTCGAACAAAACTCATGATCGCTACTCACCTGGACTGCACCATCTTGCTTTTAACGCCGGCAGCCGTGAACAAGTCGATAATTTATACAAGCTGATTGTCGAGATAGGCGCTACAGTTCTTGATCCGCCAGCCGAATACAACCATTACGCACCCGGCTACTACGCACTCTTCTTTGCCGATCCCGATGGAATTAAACTGGAATTGGTTTATATGCCCAATCTTCCTTCGTAA
- the aqpZ gene encoding aquaporin Z, whose protein sequence is MNSRARIFIAEMIGTMVLVLGGCGSAVLAGKQIGYLGVSLAFGLSLLVMSYAIGGISGCHINPAVTVSLAFANKLKKSLVPIYIGAQVVGAILGAGILYAIASGKPGFDVSAGFATNGYGAHSPEGYGLFAAALTEIVLTFFLIITVMATTHPKYIPSGFASIPIGLVLVLIHLVGIPVTNTSVNPARSIGVAIFQGGWALQQLWLFILAPLVGGILGVLVYNIISSENN, encoded by the coding sequence ATGAATAGCAGAGCAAGAATTTTCATTGCCGAAATGATCGGCACAATGGTTTTAGTCTTAGGGGGATGTGGCAGTGCCGTTTTAGCCGGCAAACAAATTGGCTATTTAGGGGTTTCCCTCGCCTTTGGTTTATCCTTATTAGTGATGTCTTATGCCATTGGCGGCATTTCTGGATGTCACATCAATCCCGCAGTTACTGTAAGTTTAGCTTTCGCCAACAAATTAAAGAAATCTTTGGTGCCAATTTATATTGGCGCTCAAGTAGTTGGGGCAATACTTGGTGCCGGCATTTTATATGCCATTGCATCAGGAAAACCCGGCTTTGATGTCAGTGCCGGTTTTGCAACGAATGGATATGGAGCGCATTCTCCTGAAGGTTACGGACTGTTTGCAGCAGCTTTAACTGAAATTGTCTTAACCTTCTTTCTGATCATCACCGTCATGGCAACAACCCATCCTAAATACATCCCATCCGGTTTTGCCAGTATTCCTATCGGTTTAGTCTTGGTTCTCATTCATTTAGTCGGAATTCCAGTCACCAATACTTCAGTGAATCCAGCCAGAAGTATTGGCGTGGCTATTTTTCAAGGCGGCTGGGCTTTACAACAACTTTGGTTGTTTATTTTAGCGCCACTTGTTGGGGGAATCTTAGGGGTTTTGGTGTATAACATCATTAGCTCTGAAAATAATTGA